One stretch of Diabrotica undecimpunctata isolate CICGRU chromosome 5, icDiaUnde3, whole genome shotgun sequence DNA includes these proteins:
- the LOC140441861 gene encoding uncharacterized protein encodes MSEVDSVNTNNAVNEENSQEEKSSKTRKSKSKSPRLTTIERAREESEAITKGLGPEVEGRRRTRSAAKGVTATPPPPAKKERKSSSTTKTSRGRPKRTVEESSDSHDEKSETSVAESEEQAKSIDESKSEADTTETNSHDDKEESGNNNADASKCEDQAMSVDEKSEADGNETNSHDDKEESANNNADAKDEPDADAEESTPAPAATENGAKEDSVDAPASEEEKKDEEEESKSTADEPESASTEQTEDEKPAE; translated from the exons atgtCTGAAGTGGATTCAGTAAATACTAATAATGCTGTAAATGAAGAAAATAGTCAA GAAGAAAAAAGTTCCAAAACTAGGAAATCCAAGTCCAAGTCTCCTAGGCTAACGACAATTGAGAGGGCTCGAGAAGAAAGTGAAGCAATTACTAAG GGCTTGGGACCTGAGGTTGAAGGGAGACGCAGAACAAGGTCAGCAGCTAAAGGTGTAACAGCCACTCCCCCACCTCCAGCTAAGAAGGAAAGAAAAAGTTCTAGCACAACTAAAA CATCAAGGGGCAGGCCTAAGAGAACTGTAGAAGAAAGTAGTGATTCACATGATGAAAAATCTGAAACCTCAGTAGCTGAAAGTGAAGAACAAGCAAAAAGTATTGATGAATCCAAAAGCGAAGCTGACACTACAGAAACTAATTCACATGACGATAAAGAAGAATCTGGTAATAACAATGCCGATGCTTCAAAG TGTGAAGATCAGGCAATGAGTGTTGATGAAAAGAGTGAAGCTGATGGTAATGAGACTAATTCACATGATGACAAAGAGGAATCTGCCAATAATAATGCTGATGCTAAG GATGAACCAGACGCAGATGCTGAGGAATCTACTCCTGCACCAGCTGCCACAGAGAATGGGGCGAAAGAGGATAGTGTAGATGCTCCCGCCTCCGAAGAAGAAAAGAAAGACGAGGAAGAAGAGAGCAAAAGTACTGCCGATGAACCTGAATCGGCAAGCACTGAGCAGACGGAAGATGAAAAGCCTgctgaataa